The following DNA comes from Mucilaginibacter jinjuensis.
AACTGTATTGTAAACAGTTATAAATAAGTTTAATAAAGCGTGTTTAATATAAAATATTTCAATGCTGTAACTTAGTGATACAGGTGGTTGTCATAAGGCTAAATCAACAATCACAATGTCTTTAGTTATAAAAAACCTTACCAAGCAATATAATAAACAGAAAACCGGATTAAGTGATTATTCCATCACCATAGAAAAAGGAATTCTGGGTTTACTGGGGCCAAACGGTGCCGGTAAATCAACCTTAATGAAAATTATTGCCACCATTAGCAAACCCACAAAAGGAACTTTGTTTCTGGATGGACAAGACATTGTAGATAACCCCGATTATATCCGCAGGATATTAGGCTATTTACCGCAGGATTTTGGCGTTTACCCAAACCTTAATGCTTATGAGTTTCTGGAATACATTGCTGCACTGAAAGGTGTAGGCGGTGCAGGTTTACGCCAACGAATTGATATGTTACTGGAAGGCGTGAACTTGACTGCCGATGCAAAACGCCCAATAGGCAGTTACTCGGGCGGGATGAAACAGCGCATTGGTATTGCACAGGCTTTACTGAACGACCCCAAAATCCTGATTTTTGATGAACCTACCGTTGGTCTTGACCCTGAAGAACGCGTGAGATTCCGCCAATTGATCTCTGATCTGGCTGATGACTGCATTGTTATCCTGTCATCGCACATTGTATCTGATATTGAGACCATTGCCGATGAGGTAGCTATTATGAAAAATGGTGTATTGCTCGATAAAGCGATTCAACCTGAAATTATCAGCCATGTGGATGGTAAGGTGTTTGAGACTTTAATTGATAGTAGTGAATTAAACAGTATCAAGACCAAACACATTATTATTAATACAACCCGGCAGAAGGATAAAACTAAAGTGCGGTACATTACCAAAAATCAGGAATCCGAAGCTGCATCAACCCCGGTTACTGCCACTTTAGAAGATGCTTATTTATTTCTAACCCAAAACGTTTAAGGATCGTGAAATATATTTACAGCATTATTAAGGCCGACTACCTCCAACGCACCCGTAGTTATGCTTTCCTGATCACGTTGGCGGTTACCATTTATGGTGCTTATTCTTTTGTGCCACCGCCAAGCGCCAACTATACTACGCTTACTATTCCAGGTTTTCAGGGCGTGTATAATTCGGCATGGGTAGGTTATGTATCCGCCATGATGACTACCGTTATGTTATCACTATGGGGATTTTTCCTGGTAAACAGCGGCATTAAAAAAGATATTGATACCGAAGTTGGATTGATCGTAGCAACAACTCCCATAACTAATCTGGGTTACCTGCTCAGCAAGTTCTTAAGTAATTTCCTGGTGTTACTTACTATTATGGGTTTTACGTTTGTGGTAAGTATTGGTATGTTCTTTTTGCGTGCCAGTGGTTCTCCGCGTATAGTTAGTGATTTCGTACTGCCTTATGTTCTATTTGCGCTGCCATCCTTGTTCTTGGTATCATCAATAGCTATTGCTGCCGAGGTGTTCCTGCGCGATAAACTGATCTTACAATGCATAGCCTTTATATTTTTGTTCGGGGTTATTATCAGTAGCTCAAAAGGGGCTCCTGATAATAACGGTGTTGTTTTGATGGATGTATTTGGTATAAAAACAATAACTAATAGCATTAGTAATCAAATCAACACACAATACCATGCCAATATTCATGATATTTCGATGGGCTTTATATTCAACAGCCACAGAAAGGCTTATCAAACCTTTGTATGGAATGGCGTTAGCTTTAGCGGTGTGTTTATACTGAGCCGCTTGTTGTGGATTTGTATGGGGTTTGTGGTAGTTTACGTTTCTTCCTTCTTCTTCCACCGCTTCGATTTTAAACAAGTCTCGCGCAGCAACAAAAAGAAGAAAGTAGTATTGAGCGAATCGGCTCAAGAAATTGTTTACAGAGAACCTGCAACCATCAACCTCTCGAAAATGCCGAAGCTGGTGCCCGATTACGGCATTATCCCATTCATCAAAACAGAACTACTATTGCTAACCCGTAAAGGTTCTAAATGGCTGTGGCTAATTGTTGCCGGTGTTTGGGTAGGGATGCTATTTGCACCATTGAATATTGCTTATGGTATTTTGCTCCCCGTGATCTGGTTTTTGCAGGTAACCCGCTGGTCGGAGTTGGCTACTAAGGAAAAGGCTAATCAACTGCATTATTTTACATATTCCTCATATAAACCCTTACAGCGGATGTTGCCAGCTCAGATATTGGCAGGCGTAATATTGGCTATTGCTTTGGCCTTACCTGTAATTGTACGAAATGCAATTGCTGCTGATGGTTATGCTGTTTTTAATATCATCAGTGGCGCTGTGTTTATTTTGTTACTGGCCGTAAGCCTGGGTATTGTAAGCGGAGGTAAAAAGTTGTATGAAATCCTGTTTTTTATGATCACCTATTTATTGATAGAAAAAGGATTTATTGCGGATTACATGGGCGCCGTGCCGCATGCTAACCATATCCTATACATAACCGTTATATTAGGATTGAATGTGCTTTTGGCAGCAACAGCCTTTACCGTGCGGAATTACCAGGCGAGGCACTTGTAGCCTTTGCCGGCATAATTTCCCGGAACCGGCTGAAAAAAATAATAGCCAGCAGGCAAAGTATACAGCCACAAATACCGTTAAGCCGCAAGCCATAATCATGGCCTGGATCTTTACCATAAACAGTGAGGAATGTGAATAACGCTATGCCCAGCGTTTGCCCCAGTTTTACAAAAAGGTATTTAACAGCGAAGAACATGCCTTCACGGTTTTCGCCTGTGCGCTGGGCATCGTGCTGGGCAATTTCGGCTAAAATGGCATTAGGCAATACGCCAAGCGAAGCCAGCGGAAATGCGGCGGCGATTACCAAAATATAGATTTGAGTTACCGACGATAATGGGAATTTCCCCAGGAAATAGATAGCCACAAAGATGACGCTTAATAAACCGAAAGAAAAAAGCACAATGGGCTTTTTGCCAATCCGTTTAGAGAGATAGTTTACCAACGGATAAAATATCAGCGAGATTAAAACCATAGTGCCCATCAGTACGCCGCCCATAGATTCGGGCAAATGAAGCAGTACGGTTACAAAAAATAATAACCCGCTTGAGATAATACTGAGCGCCATGTAATACGAGAAGTCGGATATGAGGTAGTACTTAAAATTGCGGTTACTAAATGTTTTTCTGATAGCAGGCAGCAAAGGTAAGTGTGATGGGGTGCTGGTTGTAAGTTTGGTTTCATCAATCGCAATAACCGGTATCAGCATTACAATGCCTCCAAATATGGCCAATCCCCAAATGGTGTATTGCAAGGCATTGTCGCGATCGGGTACGTTAAACGCCAGCTGAATCCCATCGGCAAAATTGTTAACCATAGCCGATAGGATAATACCGATGACAAAGCCCACTTGTTGAAAGGAGGAAAGGTTTATCTTTTCATCGGCTGTCTCAGCAAGTTCGGGCAGCAACGCATTGTAGGGGATAATATAGGTAGTAGCCCCCATAAAAAAGCATATAAGCGTAAAGGCAAGCCAGCATGCATTTTCTAAACTTTCGCCTTTAACAAGCGGATAAAAAGTGAGGCAGCAAAATACAACGGTGGGTATAATGGCCTTTTTCATGAACGGTGTACGGCGGCCGTGTGGGTTAGTGCTTTTATCGCTGAGTGAAGCAATAAAAGGATCGTAAATGGCATCAAAAAACCGCCCTGAAGCGGCTATGACCGACATGATGTTAAGCACACCGAAGATTAGCAATTGCGGTATAAAAGGCATTAACCCCCGGTTGGCCGGCGGAAGATAAAAAAACGGCAGCATCACGATGATAATGTTGGTCATGATGCTCCAGCCCGTCATTCCGCAGGCGTATGCAAGTTGTTTTTTTAATGATAATTTAGCAGCAGGCATCTGGTGTAATATGCAAATATTACCTTACAAACTAAATGCAGGTATTACAATAATTCTGTTCATTTTTCTATTTATATCAGATACAAATAAACACGCGCTATGATTTACAGGGAAGCCATTTTAAGTGATATACCACAAATAATGAAGGTGAGGCTGGCGGTAAAAGAGAACGTTTTATCGAATCCAGCCCTGGTTACTGATGAAGATTGCGAGAACTACTTAACCATACGTGGTAAAGGTTGGGTTTGCGAAACGGAGGGACAAATTGTTGGTTTTGCTATTGCCGATTTAGCGGTCATAATGTATGGGCATTATTTATAGACCCTGATTTTGCAGGACAGGGCATAGGTAAGCAATTGCATAACCTAATGCTCGATTGGTATTTTGAGCAAACCAATCATCCCATTTGGTTAGGCACAGGCTTTAACACCAAAGCCGAAACCTTTTACCGTATGCAGGGCTGGACCGAAGTTGGCTTGCATGGTACTAAAGAAACTAAGTTTGAAATGACGGCAGAGGATTGGTTCGCGAAAAAATAACTCATAAAAATTAACAATTGGTGTATCAAGTTTGTTACTTACTCCGTTAAGAGATTGTTTGGTGACATGATGAGTGATGTATTTGTCGATACATCTGTTTCATTCGCCGATACATAATTGGAGTAGGGGTAAAGTGTGCTGAACTTGTCTTCATCAAAAATTAATTTTTAAGTATAACATTTGCGCTATGGAAAATCTGGATAAAAAAATTTTATTGCTCGACAGGGATAACGATATCCTTGGCATGGCACATGAAATCATGTTTTACGGCTATTCGGATATGCATATTACTTCTGATCCTGACGATGTATATAAAATAGCCAAAAACTACAGGCCCGACCTGGTTATACTTGATTTTGTGCTGGGCGACGAAAATTTTGAGGCCATTTGCCAGTTGTTTAAAAGCAATGATTTACTTAAAAATGTACCGGTAGTGGTGGTTTCTAAATTATATAACCGCGTTATTAATAATGAAACACGCGAAGAAAATACTGTGTTTATAAAGCCTGTTGATAACAAAGATTTTGCTACGCAAATTAGTTACATGATGGCATCTTAAATAGCTTTTCATAATAATAACAAATACGTATGGCCGTATACATGTAAATGTATACGGCTTTTTTATGTAATAAATTTTTGTTCGTCGATACAAAAAGCATGTACAGCGATACACTTTTAAATTGAAAAGCAAATTGCACAACTTTACTACAGAATTAATTATAGTTGAATTTAAATGGGCTTTCCGGGGATTGGTAATAACGCCTTTAGCGTGCTAACCTGTTTAAATGATACTCGCTAATTAAACAAACATCATCACCATGAAAAAAGTAGTTTATTGCTGTTTCGCATTATTGGCCCTCATTATCGGTTGGCTCTGGACACTGGGGTCGGGCAAATAAAAAAGGAC
Coding sequences within:
- a CDS encoding ABC transporter ATP-binding protein; its protein translation is MSLVIKNLTKQYNKQKTGLSDYSITIEKGILGLLGPNGAGKSTLMKIIATISKPTKGTLFLDGQDIVDNPDYIRRILGYLPQDFGVYPNLNAYEFLEYIAALKGVGGAGLRQRIDMLLEGVNLTADAKRPIGSYSGGMKQRIGIAQALLNDPKILIFDEPTVGLDPEERVRFRQLISDLADDCIVILSSHIVSDIETIADEVAIMKNGVLLDKAIQPEIISHVDGKVFETLIDSSELNSIKTKHIIINTTRQKDKTKVRYITKNQESEAASTPVTATLEDAYLFLTQNV
- a CDS encoding MFS transporter; the encoded protein is MPAAKLSLKKQLAYACGMTGWSIMTNIIIVMLPFFYLPPANRGLMPFIPQLLIFGVLNIMSVIAASGRFFDAIYDPFIASLSDKSTNPHGRRTPFMKKAIIPTVVFCCLTFYPLVKGESLENACWLAFTLICFFMGATTYIIPYNALLPELAETADEKINLSSFQQVGFVIGIILSAMVNNFADGIQLAFNVPDRDNALQYTIWGLAIFGGIVMLIPVIAIDETKLTTSTPSHLPLLPAIRKTFSNRNFKYYLISDFSYYMALSIISSGLLFFVTVLLHLPESMGGVLMGTMVLISLIFYPLVNYLSKRIGKKPIVLFSFGLLSVIFVAIYFLGKFPLSSVTQIYILVIAAAFPLASLGVLPNAILAEIAQHDAQRTGENREGMFFAVKYLFVKLGQTLGIALFTFLTVYGKDPGHDYGLRLNGICGCILCLLAIIFFSRFREIMPAKATSASPGNSAR
- a CDS encoding GNAT family N-acetyltransferase, which gives rise to MRNGGTNCWFCYCRFSGHNVWALFIDPDFAGQGIGKQLHNLMLDWYFEQTNHPIWLGTGFNTKAETFYRMQGWTEVGLHGTKETKFEMTAEDWFAKK